In Granulicella mallensis MP5ACTX8, the sequence TCTTCGCTTGATCCTGCATATGATCTCCACGTAGATATGCTTGCCTGCAAGGTTGTCCGGGCGTGCAGGGCATCCTTTAGCCGACAGATTTTGGAAACGTTTCCAAATTGGCGACGATAGTAAGAAAGCAGACAGTGAACTGTCAACACCTGAAAGTGGATTTCATAGGGAAAACTTTGGCGGGTGCCAAAAGAAAACCAGCATTGGGGCCTATATCGCCGTGAAGTGACAAAAGGAAACGAGTTTATAAAATATTCAGTTCGGAGTAAGATTTCGCAGATGGACTTCGACCGGCCTCAATGAGAAAGAGCAATCCGCAACCAACACTTTCAGAGGTGGCTCGACTGGCTGGTGTTGGTGTTGGTACGGCATCGCGTGTCGTCAATGGCGGCGTCAACGTCAGCGCAGGGACGATGCGGAAGGTCAAGTCCGCCATTCAAGAGCTCGGTTATATGCCGAATCATGCGGCACGCGTACTCAAAGGCGGACGCACTAAAACCGTAGGCCTGCTGGTTCCCAGCATCGCCGATCACTTCTTCGCAAGCTGCGCGGAAGCAGCAGACAAGATAGCCAGAGCTCACGACACTCTGCTGATCGTTGCTGTTACCAGGAACCAGTGTGGCGATGAGATGAGCAGCTTAGAGGTGCTGATGCGGCATCGGCCGGACGGGTTGCTGATTGTGCCTTCCGATCCTGAAAACAAGGAGCTTGCGAGATTTGTCCGGAACAGCGGTATCCCGGTAGTGACCTTCGATCGACCGCTGTTTGGCAGCGGCTGTTCGAGTGTCCTCTCCGATAATTTCGAAGCCGCTCGCAAGGCCACACTTCATCTGATCGAGCATGGTTATAAGCGCATTCTCTGTTTGGTCAGTGAACCAGAGCTCTATACGATTCGTGAACGGGTGCGTGGTTATCTTCAGGCGATGGAGGAAGCAGGACTGCAGCCACTGGTGGACACTGGCCCGGAGGATATGGCCCTGGCGTCTCGCTCGCTCGCCGCACATTTGAAGAGCCGCCGGCCACCTGATGCCGTGTTCACTCTGAAGAACAGCTCGACCTCTGCCGTCGTGCAGATACTACGTCAGCTTAGGATTCCGATTCCTTCACGTCTTGCCTTGCTTGGATTCGATGACTTTGAACTGGCTGGGACATTGCATCCGTCCATCAGCGTCGTTCAACAGCCCATAGAAGATCTGGGTAGAACGGCTGCGGAGCTTCTCTTCGCCGAACTTGAGGGGCATCCCAGTAAGAAGACGAGGAGGGAACCGATCGTGCTGGCCAATCGATTGGTGCTTCGACGCTCGTGTGGCTGCAAAGAAGTACCCGCGCGTAAAGATTTATGAGTGCTGTAGTTCTAATTCAGATCTTGATGAAGATGCGCCTGCGAAATAGAATCCATATCGGCACAAAGCATACGAGGACGAAGAAGAGGGAAAACAGAAGAGAGTCCATCCCCGGGCCGAAGGGTGCGAAAAGGTGGGTGAATAGATACTTCTTCAGCGTGAGCTTATCGTCTCCACCGGGAATGTGGATAGCGGAGATGGCGATGGCTATCACTTCCGATAGAACGTAGGCGGCGATGGCGTTGGTGCCAAAGACGAGCCAGGGATAACTCCACCAGCTATCTTTACGGTCATCTTTCATCAGGTAGGTGAAGAGGCCCAGACCGACCAGGGCGCAGCCGGCTGCAAAGAGAACGTAGGAGCTGGTCCACAGTTTCTTGTTGAGAGGGAACCAGAGGCTCCATAACAAGCCGCTGCCGAGCAGGGCCGCGCCTGCAATCAGCATGCCTGCGCTCTTCTCTTTGATCGTTCTCTGCGACTGCAGCCAGAGGCCGGTCAGAACTCCTAAGAGAGTGGTGGCGATTGCCGGTGGCGTGCTCAAAAGTCCCTCAGGGTCGCGGGTTATCTCGTACAGCCGTCCCAGGTGCAGCCAGCGATCGCAGATCGCCACCCAGTTGCGAACGGGATCGAGCAGGGGAACGTCCCGGCCTGGGATCAGGCCGCCCGGCAACGGAATCCAGCGCATGAGAATCCAGTAGCCCAACAGCAGCAGAGCCGCTACGGACAAGAGGAATGCCGGTCTGCGGTTCCATAGATAGAGCACGCTCACGCAGAGATAGCACAAGGCAATGCGCTGCAATACGCCGTAGATGCGCAAGGTTCCAATATGGAAGTAGGGAAGCGCGTTCAGGAGTACGCCGATGAAAAAAAGAATGACGGATCGCTTCAGAGTGTGCAGGAACAGCTCCCGCTTTCCGACGCCGCGTGCCAGCCGGGAGCGGAAAGAGAAGACCAGCGATGTGCCTGTAAGAAAAAGGAAGGTCGGAAAGACCAGGTCGGTCGGCGTACAGCCATTCCACTGGGCGTGCTTCAGCGGCCAGTAGGCATGAGGCCATTCGCCCGCGGCATTGACCAAGATCATGGCGGCTAACGTGAAACCACGCAGAACGTCGACTGAGGGGATGCGCTTGCTTGTAAGCTCAGCGGTCGCCGCCGGCAGCGTAGTTGTCGTCATGGGACTGGACCTCGAAATACGATTTAAGTCTGTGGGGCTGTGCTTTTTCTTTGCAGAAAGGAAAGCGGGGAGATACGTTATCCAACAACTGCTAGTCCATCTTCGGATGGGTAGATTTGTATAGGAGTGCAGACAGGTTTGCAACTAAATAAATGAAGTATAAAAAGAAGCGCTCCGTTCTTTCGCCCTATCCTCGCATGCATGATGTGGGCTGCAGCAGCCGACATCCCTGGCCTATCATGATTTCGATAGGTGATATCTTCCAATTGAAACCTGGAGAGCTCAACCCCCATGCTAAAGCTCGTTCTATCTCTTTTCATCCTGGTAACGTGTGTCAAAGCCGAGCCGATTCATCTTCGCACCAACGCACTCGAAGACCCGCTTGGCATCGATACGCCGAAGCCCACGTTCTCCTGGCAGAGCGATGCGAAGACGACGAACTGGACACAGTCGGCGTACGAGATCCTGGTTAGTACAGAGGCGAAGAATCTTCGCCCGGGCAAAGCAGACGCCTGGGATTCTGGACGGATCAAATCTTCAGAATCGGTGAATATTGCCTATGCTGGCTCTGTGCTCAAGCCGCAGCAGCGGTATGTGTGGACGGTCCGCACCTGGGATAACAAGGGCAAAGAGACGACGTCCGCACCGGCGTGGTTTGAGACGGGTCTTATGAGTGCTGACGACTGGAAGGGGCAGTGGATTATGTGTAGAGACCCTGCCGATGAGCAGGAGCTTGGCTCGATCCGCTGGATCTGGCTGGCGAATGCAGATGCGATGCATGTGCTCTCCGCTACACCGGCGCACTTCGTCTATCA encodes:
- a CDS encoding LacI family DNA-binding transcriptional regulator, translated to MRKSNPQPTLSEVARLAGVGVGTASRVVNGGVNVSAGTMRKVKSAIQELGYMPNHAARVLKGGRTKTVGLLVPSIADHFFASCAEAADKIARAHDTLLIVAVTRNQCGDEMSSLEVLMRHRPDGLLIVPSDPENKELARFVRNSGIPVVTFDRPLFGSGCSSVLSDNFEAARKATLHLIEHGYKRILCLVSEPELYTIRERVRGYLQAMEEAGLQPLVDTGPEDMALASRSLAAHLKSRRPPDAVFTLKNSSTSAVVQILRQLRIPIPSRLALLGFDDFELAGTLHPSISVVQQPIEDLGRTAAELLFAELEGHPSKKTRREPIVLANRLVLRRSCGCKEVPARKDL
- a CDS encoding acyltransferase family protein, with the translated sequence MTTTTLPAATAELTSKRIPSVDVLRGFTLAAMILVNAAGEWPHAYWPLKHAQWNGCTPTDLVFPTFLFLTGTSLVFSFRSRLARGVGKRELFLHTLKRSVILFFIGVLLNALPYFHIGTLRIYGVLQRIALCYLCVSVLYLWNRRPAFLLSVAALLLLGYWILMRWIPLPGGLIPGRDVPLLDPVRNWVAICDRWLHLGRLYEITRDPEGLLSTPPAIATTLLGVLTGLWLQSQRTIKEKSAGMLIAGAALLGSGLLWSLWFPLNKKLWTSSYVLFAAGCALVGLGLFTYLMKDDRKDSWWSYPWLVFGTNAIAAYVLSEVIAIAISAIHIPGGDDKLTLKKYLFTHLFAPFGPGMDSLLFSLFFVLVCFVPIWILFRRRIFIKI